One window from the genome of bacterium encodes:
- a CDS encoding SDR family NAD(P)-dependent oxidoreductase: MTSGSATTIVSGGSSGIGRAVVEGLQDRGRSVAILDLQQPPEDQLRGNRVLFVECDISDPVAVYRAVAHVRSRVERIDGLATCAGIGGAAARQAIGGSQWDRVRAIVNVNLLGSYWLLEACAVAMAESGGGSIVLVGSVLSRKGMAGMSAYSAAKGGVEGLTRSAAVELADRGIRVNCVLPGPILTPMSRTGFEADGLSKEQWIERMAGSVPMNRVGVPEDVAATVLFLLDEASSFMTGASVMVDGGANVG, translated from the coding sequence ATGACATCCGGGTCCGCTACGACCATTGTCAGCGGGGGTTCGTCGGGTATCGGGAGGGCGGTGGTGGAGGGATTGCAGGACAGAGGTCGGTCTGTCGCGATCCTCGACCTCCAGCAGCCCCCTGAAGACCAGCTTCGCGGCAACCGGGTGCTATTCGTGGAGTGCGATATCTCAGATCCAGTCGCCGTATATAGAGCGGTCGCCCACGTGAGGAGCCGAGTCGAGAGGATCGACGGTCTCGCCACATGCGCCGGGATCGGTGGAGCAGCGGCTCGGCAGGCGATCGGTGGTTCGCAATGGGACCGGGTCCGGGCAATTGTCAACGTCAACCTCCTGGGGTCCTACTGGCTGCTGGAAGCCTGCGCCGTTGCCATGGCAGAGTCGGGCGGCGGCTCGATCGTCCTCGTAGGTTCCGTACTGTCGCGAAAGGGTATGGCCGGGATGTCCGCGTACAGCGCAGCCAAGGGTGGAGTCGAAGGCTTGACGCGTTCGGCTGCAGTCGAGCTGGCCGATCGCGGCATTCGCGTCAACTGCGTGCTTCCCGGACCGATCCTGACGCCCATGTCCAGGACCGGGTTCGAAGCCGATGGGCTTTCAAAAGAGCAGTGGATCGAGCGGATGGCCGGATCGGTACCGATGAACAGGGTCGGGGTGCCCGAGGATGTCGCCGCGACGGTGTTGTTCCTGCTCGATGAAGCGTCGAGCTTCATGACGGGCGCATCCGTCATGGTGGATGGCGGCGCGAACGTAGGATGA